CGTGCAGGAGAGGTTACTGTGTGAGACAAAAAGACTGCTAGAATCTGCCAAGTTTCAGGAAATGTCTTTCCCTCCAGGgctaatgcaaaaataaaataagcaaaacagacacccacacctttttttttttctatattaattGGGGCTGTCCAAGTGAGCATTTCAGTTGCCATCTCTGCCCTGCATCTTCCTGCACTGAACCCTGCCCTCCTAGTCCTCTctctcaagctttttttttatgggaTACAATGGGAGTTTTATTGAAAATTGAACATTCGCCACTGAGGAGAAGAATAAAGTAAACAGCCATAACTCGCAGGATGAGGTTACCTCAGTAGCTTCACGCAACTTGGCAGAATGCTCATTTTTTGCGCTGTGGATAAAGCAGGGTTTTTAATGACTGATTTTATCCATTACCAAGGGCAGATGCAAAACGAATGGAATCCTGTTTCCAATGCGAGCAGTGTCCAAACTCTTACTGACGTGAAATGGAGTCATAAGCACTTGACCCTCGGACAAACAGCCATAATTTTAGTTGGATTACTGCTTTCCATGGTATTTTGAAAGGTTCTTATTCCACAGGGCAGTTGTGGTCCAACAGAGGCGACCTCAGGCTGTGAAAGTGATGAGGACAGAAGGGATGTGTTTTCTGTCCTCTCCTACAATGATCCCAGATAACTAGCAGTTCTCCAGGTGCAAAAAAGGTCTGAAACTAGCTTGTGCCTCCCCTAGCACAACCACCTTTCGTCAAGAAGTTTAAGAAGACTGTAAATTGGGAAGCGTGATTGGGAAGATCTCTCTCATTCTCTTCATTTCCCTGCTGCACTCTCAAGCTCTCTCTTGAGCTTGTACTAAAAGCATCAGCCAGAACAAGGATGGGAATGGAATggaaggctgcagcagaagagacagAGGAGGTGGTGGCAACTTTGGCTCTTCTTGTCTTGCAGGGGCAGAAGTAGGGACAAGCAGATAAAGCCCAGGATGCAAGCTTCAGGTCACAGCTTTGCACACCTGGAGTACTCTCTGGGAATCAAATCCAAGAGCAACTTTCCCTTTCCAGTTACAtcagtgaaatatatttttttaattcttgttatTATTTAAAGTACTTTTGAAGAGTGGGAGAATACACTTAATATCTGTGTTTAGGAATAGATTCAACATAATGGCAGCAATTTTATATTTGCAATAAGAAGCCACTGTGAATGAAGAGTAACTCAGCACCATTCAGGCTCTTCCTCCAAAAATTCGGTGCAGAAAATATTCCTCACCACACTGAACAGGCTGGGCAGTGAACAGCAAACCTGTGGCTTTTTTTATGAATATGCCTGGTGGTGCTCAATGAGAGCTTGAACCCAGCACAAATTCTGCTGTACTTAACCTGACTCATTTTTTCACAGCGCAGACATACTGAGTGAGGTCTTTGTGTTCATAGTCCATCTCTGAGGAATAAAGGAATGGAAATCTTCAGGGCTACCTGGTAATATAATCTTCACAAATAAATCACTAATGCTGTTTCTTCCTGGACTTAGCATCCCATCATCCAAAACGCCTAGAATGTTTTTTACTCTGGTGTCAAATTTGAGGACGTAAATGCTGAGCCGACTTCCATAACACATACAGCCAAGCCACGGGCTGATTAACTTCAAAAGATGGTTTAATAAACAATAGGGAAAATACAAGATGCTCCAGGTTTCAAGTTTTGCACTGCCTTTTGATAGTAATTAAAAGGATATTACTAAAATCCTACGTGTCACTAAAATAATGTACAATTTGAACTCTCTTCACAGAATTTTAACCCATACAATTATATAATTCCAAAGACCTGAAATCCCTGAAGGACTTTACTGGTTTAGGGCAGTATTGACTTCTTAAGAGAAAACTGCCCACTGTACAGGGCTCCTGGTTTCCAAATGCTTCCTGAGCGCTCTGAGCACCTCACTGCTGAATCCCCGCAGCTTCCGAAGCCTCCCGAGGACCAGGTTTTCTCTTACTCGTCTCGGAGTCTTTGCAGTGAGGCCCTCAGGAACAGCAGCAACTGTAAGGCACAACATCTGCAGAATTTAGCAGAGGCATAGGTACTGTGGCCTCAGGTATCACTTCCAAACTGGCCTCAGGAGAAAGCACAGGAGTATACGGAGCATAACTGATAAACAGTCAGTTACAAGATATATTTGAATTATTCaaataaccctttttttttttttcctgattagaAATAGGTGTTTAGACTTGGATCCTGGTTTATCTTTAGTTAAGTACCACTTAAATCCATGTTAAGTCACCATGTTCTCTTGAACAGATTGCAGATTGAGCCAGCTCTATGCTTCCTACAAGGGACTGTTTAcactctgaaaacaaataccATTTTATATGATTGCTGGATAAAGAGTGAGTTTAAAACTCATCAAGCATAACTCACATCTTACTTAAAAGTCAGCAAACAAGCTTGAACAAATGGTACCCGATGTTTGGTAGATAAATATTTCCACCCGTTTCCACCGCCCACAGTCCAATCACGGTtggaaaaccagcaaaaaaacatttcccatCTTGGGCACAGGTAAACAAGCAGTTGGTTTACAAAAGTTAAATGGAGTGGTGACACAGCACAAACcacctgaaggaaaaaaaaaaaaagcaagcactgcAGCACTTACCACATCCTGGGGAAGGGGGGTGGAAGTTTCAAGAGAAGTGCTGAAACTTACTCAAAACTCCCCACTACGTGAAACAGATGAATAAAGAGAGAGGTCATCAATCACCTTTGCTGCAAAAAACGTTGAGAAATTTAGGGGAAAAAGGTTTGGGGCTCTTTGTCTTTTGTTGCTCGGTTGAAGGCGTCAATAAACAAGCGTGAAAAAAGCTGCAGCTAAAAGAGTCGCTCTACGTGCTGAACACCAACCCCAATCTCTGTTACACtttgaaatttaagaaaaaaaaactccgAGGACTTTCAAATTCTCTGTAGGTGAAGGGAGAGTTTGTTGGATGGTTTcgttgttgttttaaatgacattttttccagcagacatccaACTTCAATAAATGCTCCTTTTCATAGTGAAAATAACCCAGTACAGCCTCTCCTGcgaaaatatttttcccctggcACAACCAGGTCTCATTCCTAACCTCAGACAGTCTGACTAATTTGAGAACAATAAGCCACTTCTCTTGATTAAAAggtggaaaacatgaaaagaatttttctttaaaaattggTTTTCTACAGCTACCCTTCATAACAcgcaaagaaatacaaaaatagggTCATTTCGTGCTACttcctttctgtaattttattgaGTGTTAATCTACATGATTAATACAAAGTTACTCCACTCTATGAAGATGAAGAGACTTTACAGTATAAAATTCCCTGAGACACGTTATGTAACTGAAAGGATCACAGTTCTCTACTCCACTTATAATCAAAGGGTGATATCAATTCTTCTCCTTCCGAAAAACAGAACATAatcatcttcctttctctccctcctccccaacaTTTTAATACACggaataaaacagtttttttcaaaatgtgttacAAAAGATTTGTCTATTTAGAATAGAAGATAACTTGCTTCATTTTCATAGACCCACTGTATATGCTTGTATATGCTTACATGAACTGAGataaacagtaaaaagaaaaaaatggataaatcAAAGAGAGAGATTCTATTAACCTGACACTTGGCTGTTAGTGTTAATGTTATACTTAgatttctactttaaaaattatcaaaatcagttttatgGGAGCATTAACCATTGGCAGAGAAACAGACGACCGTGCAATGAAGAGCATGCCTTTGCTTTAAAGAATCCCTTGGAACTGTTTAAATGAAAGCGCAGCAGTAAGTAGGGAGCACCTCTACTGCACTCTGCATTGAGCTGATCgtcttctctgctttcctgatAAAATCTCTGCAGCAACTCTGGCATGACCAACAGCCACGTTCATGAAGTACTTTTACCCATCTTCCCTTCCACAAAAGcaggagagaataaaaacagGAGCCACCAAGATCTGAAGGCGTAGATCTCTGCAAATTATTCACAAACTGTatcattatttcagatttttttttcagcaatctTTAGTTCCGTGCTTACCTAATCATGGGAACATGTAATTTACAATAAATTACAGTAGGCTGTCAGCTGATGGCTCCAAGCACCTAACCTGACATTCCTTATTGCTCACATCAAGTGTAATCCTAATCTAACCTAAATAAGACTCGCAAATGGCAACAAACTGACCTCTCTCTAATTTGCAATTAACTCATCTTTCCCCACCTGTTCTGTGTCCATGATTTTACTCCAAGTGAAGTCTCTGGATAATTTCATGGCCTTAAATAGGAGCAGGATGAAACCCTTAATGATTTTTACAGCACTCTTGTAGGttatcattttttttgccaCCAAATCTTACAGCTGCAAAGGGCAGGAAGGGCTGAGGTTCCTGTGGATCAGTAACTGCAACTGAAGACCCTCTCTGGATTTCAGTATGCAAGATTACAAATAACCAAAAAGTAACCACACACTGACCGCTCCAAAGATCTTAGTCCAGCAGGATGGCAGAGTCTAAAAGGGAACGCCTCCTGTAAATGTTCTGGGTAGGCAGTGCACAAGGAAGTTTTAGCCTAGAAAACTagttatacattaaaaaaaaaaggcggaAGAAACCTTCAAAACCAAAGATAAGAaatccttcctctcccttttcaTATACTTCCCTCATACAACCTGTATTTAACAACGGTTTAGATTGTATTCTCTACAGTAATTTCCCTTCTGGAAGGTAGTGATTTGAGACTTGGACTTTGGGATTTTTGTTGTAATTATTGTTTCACAAACAGAGAGCTAGCATTCTGAGCAGTCTGTCACCTggcagaatttttaaaaatccatgcCATACACCAACGCATTTGCTATACAATAAGACATTTGAATGATACTAGAGAAGTAAGTTAGCCTTTCTGTATACATattaaatacagtaataaaaaacCCTGCGGTTCTGagcctttccctgctttttcctATATGGCAGtaattttgcagagaaaaacatgcagactcctgtaaacattttcaaattcctGAAAAAAGGGAGGGCGGAAACATTCCAACTTTATTTCTACATTCTGTCTTTTCCTGTACTTGCGGCTCTTCTCTGCCTTCATACAGGACAAATGTGCTCATGGTTTGGGTAAGGAGTGGAAGAAATACTTTATATCATCTGAGCTGTTGGTTCCACTCACACCCAGACCCTTCCATACACTTTTTCCTAAACGGAATTTTTATTTGGCTCAAGGAATTGTTATTTGGCTGCTGCAATTTAGCACTGCTAAAAAGTGCTACCGTATCATCACATTCTTACGTTCAACACTTGCGGCTCAGCATTTGTCGGCAAATAACTTTGATTTTCTTAATAATCACTGTtaaaagtatttgcttttgtctttggaATGCAGAAAGCCAGCACTGATCACGTATCCCCTATAAGCAGAAGAAAGTTTCACAGACCAGGAAGCTGTCATAGCTGACAAAATTGGTTTCAGCTGTACAGCCGAGGAACTTggcatgttttatttacatttagCTGTGCACAACTGCGAAGGTTTCAGATCTGCATGACTTCTGGAACTTTAATTAAACTTTGCTCTTGAAGAATCCTCTTGCCTGATGTTTCTCTGTACTTTCAGGATTTTGCCCTGTagtaaaaatcttcattttgtcattttttatttttttttttccccagcttatTTACGTACATCTCTCTCACAGATGACAAACTTTGCTAAGGTGGTGATCTCTGCGAGATGCAGCCTTCCTCATGCCTTAGTGaaggctgctgctcagagaggctgaCCAAGCAAGCCTCACCCACCAGGAACATCAGCTTTCAAACCAGCTGGCCAGATTTCGTACCGTCTTGACTTGATTCCCAGCTGTCCTCACAGCCTCGCAAACCCTGCAGTAATGCTCGTCCCAGAAAGAAGTGACGTGGACCTCGTACTTCTTCCGCCAGGCAAAATACCTCCTGTAGTTAGGCTTGTTTTTATCGAGGAATTTCAGGTAGGTGgccagcagcctggggctggggaagtCATCGACGTGGATGAAGGAGTTGGCAGGGATGAAGCGCTCGTAGTTGGCCCTGCGGGGACCGAGGACGACGGGCACGGCGCTGGCGGCGAAGGCGTTCCTCCAGAGCTTCTCGGTGATGTAGTCGGTGTGCTGCGAGTTCTCGAAGGCCAGGTAGAACTTGTAGGCTGACACCGTCTTCACCACGCTGCCCTCCACCAGCGCCAGCCCCTGCGCCCCGTACACGTCGATGGCCAGGTGCTCCTTCAGCTGCCGGTAGTAGTGCACCCGGGCGTGCTCCTCATTCCAGTTACTGATCACCCACGCCACCAGCCTCGTCTTGCGGGGCAGCACGAAGGGCCGGGGCTCCGGCAGCGCGTAGAGGTACCCGTAGGGCACGAAGACGTCCGAATCCCTCCGGTAGGACATGGTCCAGTTGAAGACGCCGCCCAGACCCCGCAAGCCGGGGGAATGCGAGGGCGACTCGAAGTTCATCCACACCCAGAGCTGGCGCggggggcgaggcgggggccctcggggcagcccctgggctcCGTGCAGGGCCAGGTCGCGGTGGTGGAAGA
This is a stretch of genomic DNA from Cygnus atratus isolate AKBS03 ecotype Queensland, Australia chromosome 1, CAtr_DNAZoo_HiC_assembly, whole genome shotgun sequence. It encodes these proteins:
- the FUT4 gene encoding alpha-(1,3)-fucosyltransferase 4, which codes for MEPCPRRSCPRRWRRLWRRRWALAAGLLSAALALFACLRQPQPRVPTTGRAGDEVTVLLWWEPFGRPRRPADCRRRYNVTGCRLSADRGRLGEARAVLFHHRDLALHGAQGLPRGPPPRPPRQLWVWMNFESPSHSPGLRGLGGVFNWTMSYRRDSDVFVPYGYLYALPEPRPFVLPRKTRLVAWVISNWNEEHARVHYYRQLKEHLAIDVYGAQGLALVEGSVVKTVSAYKFYLAFENSQHTDYITEKLWRNAFAASAVPVVLGPRRANYERFIPANSFIHVDDFPSPRLLATYLKFLDKNKPNYRRYFAWRKKYEVHVTSFWDEHYCRVCEAVRTAGNQVKTVRNLASWFES